The following are encoded together in the Trachemys scripta elegans isolate TJP31775 chromosome 7, CAS_Tse_1.0, whole genome shotgun sequence genome:
- the DEPP1 gene encoding protein DEPP1 — MRARRLISVTHLPTISETGEMLFLGGSHAQAKEPLAGLDEYVQSISQLAQPSLLSSGLPCPCQSSQNKPHKPQRARAKVARSGVALLSPEKVQGNAASLQDITAQFNQQHSPLGLTGSADPLAWLFGLSEAKEHSLGLRR, encoded by the coding sequence ATGAGAGCCAGGCGGCTGATCTCCGTGACCCACCTGCCTACGATCAGCGAGACAGGGGAGATGCTGTTTTTGGGAGGGAGCCACGCGCAGGCCAAGGAGCCCCTGGCCGGGCTGGATGAGTACGTTCAGTCCATTAGCCAGCTGGCCCAGCCATCCTTGCTGTCCAGCGGGCTCCCATGTCCTTGCCAGAGCAGCCAGAACAAGCCTCACAAGCCCCAGAGGGCACGGGCAAAAGTGGCCCGGAGCGGGGTCGCACTCCTCAGCCCTGAGAAAGTGCAGGGCAATGCAGCGTCACTGCAGGACATCACAGCCCAGTTCAACCAGCAGCACAGCCCCTTGGGGCTCACCGGCAGCGCTGACCCTCTAGCCTGGCTCTTTGGACTCTCAGAAGCAAAGGAGCATAGCCTGGGACTGCGGAGAtga